From Gimesia panareensis, the proteins below share one genomic window:
- a CDS encoding DUF1549 domain-containing protein, whose translation MRLLAVSLLLLMSVPAVHAAEKNQAVNTPVDQKQMHFFEKNVRPLLIKHCLECHGEKKQKGELRLDSLKAMLQGGESGSASIVPGKSSESLLIEAINYDSYEMPPEKKLSDKEIAVLTRWVDTGAYWPENADYVIKQRKNETFFSDEDRSFWVFQPVEEPKVPQVKNAQWSQNPVDAFIYRGLKQAGLTPADEASRTDLIRRAYFDLIGLPPTVEQVNAFVNDPSPDAWPRLIDELLESPHYGEKWARHWLDVVRYAESDGFNQDAFRPEIWRYRDYVVESFNADKPYSQFVKEQLAGDEIAPEDPKALAATGFLRHYLYEYNQRDSRTQWNDILDNITDATGDVFLGVSMGCARCHDHKFDPIPNQDYYRLRAFFAPLMPRDNVPFATPKERAEYNRKLEIWEKKTADVRAQIDELTKSKLERAAQNQIKMFPPDLQEIMAKPQAERTALEHQLADLVQRQVDLQESRALDTLKKSDKDDGKKYKELLKQLAAFDDLKPKPLPTGMSVTDAPGAPPVTTIPDDPNHTPIDPGFLSLLKPGEAEIMQISTAPHSSGRRTALANWMVDPNNRLTTRVMTNRVWQYHFGTGLVATANDFGHMGEAPTHPELLDWLTSYFVDHNWSIKSLHRLIMNSKTYRLSSFHPNPRPAELKDPQNRLHWRGNIRRLNAEDIRDAALFISGELDTKLGGPSVSASQPRRSVYTIMKRNKQDEVLGAFDLPGGIKSTAQRDVTTTANQALLMLNGKWFLARAKAMARSVKSQSFKDDRELVTYLHQKTYGKKPKPAEVDLLLGFLKSQEKRVEAAAESQQKTYVGQMTQTDAEAVKLGKGSTLNDLHISSAQALPDQDFTIEAMVQLDSIYENAAVNTIAAHWTGNNKQQGWSLGVTSQKSAYKPRNLILQFVGKNQEGKLTYEVVPSNIHLELNKPYYVAASVDISETGESGIHFYVKALDSKQPLQTAAVKHKVVSDYRPGHDFILGGREKTSGSRWNGMLDNFRLSKAALTQDELWINKPDQRPESVVGFWQFNTKQGLLKNSLADRLHLSAPAGSGGADARQQALVDLCHVMLNSNEFLYLD comes from the coding sequence ATGAGACTCCTTGCTGTCAGCCTGTTGTTGTTGATGTCGGTACCTGCGGTTCACGCAGCCGAAAAAAATCAAGCTGTGAACACACCCGTTGATCAGAAACAGATGCATTTCTTTGAAAAGAATGTGCGCCCGCTGTTGATTAAACATTGCCTGGAATGTCACGGCGAGAAGAAGCAGAAAGGGGAACTGCGACTGGACTCGCTCAAGGCGATGTTGCAGGGAGGCGAGAGCGGCTCTGCCTCGATCGTACCCGGTAAGTCATCCGAGAGCTTGCTCATTGAAGCGATCAACTACGATTCGTACGAAATGCCGCCCGAAAAGAAACTCTCTGATAAAGAGATCGCCGTGCTCACCCGCTGGGTGGATACAGGCGCTTACTGGCCAGAGAACGCAGACTACGTAATCAAACAGCGGAAAAATGAAACCTTCTTTTCGGATGAAGATCGCAGCTTCTGGGTCTTTCAGCCGGTCGAAGAGCCCAAAGTTCCCCAGGTTAAGAATGCACAATGGTCGCAGAACCCGGTTGATGCCTTCATCTATCGTGGTCTGAAACAGGCCGGGCTTACTCCCGCTGATGAAGCCAGCCGGACTGATTTGATCCGTCGCGCCTATTTTGACCTGATTGGTCTGCCCCCTACCGTGGAACAGGTCAACGCTTTTGTTAATGATCCCTCTCCCGATGCCTGGCCGCGTCTGATCGATGAGCTGCTGGAAAGTCCGCACTATGGAGAAAAATGGGCCCGTCACTGGCTGGACGTCGTCCGCTACGCGGAATCTGACGGTTTCAATCAGGACGCCTTCCGTCCCGAAATCTGGCGTTACCGCGACTATGTCGTTGAGTCCTTCAATGCAGACAAGCCTTATTCCCAGTTCGTCAAAGAACAACTGGCCGGCGATGAAATTGCCCCCGAAGATCCCAAGGCCCTGGCAGCGACCGGATTTCTGAGGCACTACCTCTACGAATACAACCAGCGCGACTCCCGCACCCAGTGGAACGACATTCTGGATAACATTACCGATGCCACCGGGGATGTGTTTCTGGGGGTCAGCATGGGCTGTGCCCGCTGTCACGATCATAAGTTCGATCCGATTCCCAACCAGGACTACTACCGTCTGCGGGCCTTCTTCGCCCCGCTGATGCCCCGCGATAACGTTCCGTTTGCCACACCGAAAGAACGGGCGGAATACAATCGCAAACTGGAGATCTGGGAGAAGAAGACGGCTGACGTTCGCGCTCAGATTGATGAATTGACTAAAAGTAAGCTGGAGCGGGCTGCCCAGAATCAGATCAAAATGTTCCCGCCGGATCTGCAGGAAATCATGGCTAAGCCACAGGCAGAGCGGACCGCGCTGGAACACCAGTTGGCCGATCTCGTACAGCGGCAGGTAGACCTTCAGGAAAGCAGGGCGCTGGATACTCTGAAGAAGAGCGATAAGGATGACGGCAAAAAATACAAAGAACTGCTCAAGCAGCTGGCTGCTTTCGATGACCTGAAGCCCAAACCACTGCCCACCGGCATGAGCGTGACCGATGCACCCGGCGCACCGCCTGTGACCACGATCCCCGATGATCCCAATCACACGCCCATCGATCCCGGGTTCCTCTCGCTGCTGAAGCCGGGCGAGGCGGAAATCATGCAGATCTCAACCGCCCCGCATTCCTCCGGTCGCCGTACCGCACTGGCGAACTGGATGGTCGATCCGAATAACCGGCTGACCACCCGCGTGATGACCAACCGGGTCTGGCAATACCATTTCGGCACCGGTCTGGTGGCGACGGCAAACGACTTCGGACACATGGGCGAAGCGCCCACGCATCCCGAACTACTCGACTGGCTGACCTCCTATTTCGTGGATCACAACTGGAGTATCAAGAGTCTGCACCGTTTGATTATGAACTCCAAAACATATCGCCTGTCGTCGTTCCACCCGAATCCGCGACCGGCTGAACTCAAAGATCCCCAGAACCGTCTGCACTGGCGGGGCAACATCCGCCGTCTGAATGCAGAAGACATTCGGGATGCAGCGCTGTTCATTTCCGGTGAGCTGGACACGAAACTGGGAGGCCCCAGCGTCAGTGCCAGCCAGCCACGACGTAGCGTTTATACGATCATGAAACGGAATAAACAGGATGAAGTGCTCGGTGCCTTTGACCTGCCGGGCGGCATCAAAAGTACCGCCCAGCGTGATGTGACTACCACGGCCAATCAGGCCCTGCTGATGCTCAACGGAAAGTGGTTCCTGGCGCGTGCCAAAGCCATGGCCCGTTCTGTAAAATCACAGTCCTTCAAAGATGACCGGGAACTGGTGACGTATCTGCATCAGAAGACCTACGGCAAAAAACCGAAGCCGGCTGAAGTCGATCTACTGCTCGGGTTCCTGAAATCGCAGGAGAAACGCGTTGAAGCGGCTGCTGAATCGCAGCAGAAAACCTATGTCGGTCAGATGACGCAGACCGATGCGGAAGCCGTCAAACTGGGCAAAGGTTCGACGCTGAACGACCTGCACATCTCTTCGGCCCAGGCACTGCCCGATCAGGACTTCACGATTGAAGCCATGGTGCAACTGGATTCCATTTACGAAAACGCCGCTGTGAATACGATTGCCGCTCACTGGACCGGTAACAATAAACAGCAGGGCTGGTCGCTGGGTGTCACCAGTCAGAAATCAGCCTATAAACCGCGGAACCTGATTCTGCAGTTTGTCGGTAAGAATCAAGAGGGCAAGCTGACTTACGAAGTTGTGCCTTCGAATATTCACCTGGAACTCAATAAGCCTTACTACGTCGCGGCATCTGTCGACATCTCAGAGACCGGAGAGTCCGGCATTCACTTCTATGTGAAGGCCCTCGATTCCAAACAGCCGCTGCAGACCGCTGCGGTAAAGCATAAAGTCGTCAGCGACTATCGTCCCGGACACGATTTCATCCTGGGCGGTCGCGAAAAGACGTCCGGCAGCCGCTGGAACGGAATGCTCGACAACTTCCGGCTTTCAAAGGCTGCTTTAACTCAGGATGAACTGTGGATCAACAAGCCGGATCAGCGACCCGAATCTGTGGTCGGTTTCTGGCAGTTTAATACAAAGCAGGGACTGCTGAAAAACAGTCTGGCTGACCGTCTGCATCTGTCGGCTCCCGCAGGATCCGGGGGCGCCGATGCCCGGCAGCAGGCACTCGTTGACTTGTGTCATGTGATGTTGAACTCCAACGAATTTCTGTATCTCGACTAA
- a CDS encoding FecR family protein, which translates to MSQNNQHNELLYELCGALCNETITAEQHQQLEEILASDADAREKYFNYLHLHLNLERLHDEQPEAEFEFQPHVKPATQAQSLPEHVWKTSQVLLLMTALICVTLIVSVVALNQPQAPSSQISQADPVVEDVPVAKVTQTAAVRFAEGAPFLKVGSPIQTDQEYAISAGQLQLIFANGAEVILTGPAVFESKDGEHLAVRYGACSVYAPDGAEGFTVETPLSNVVDYGTRFSVNVSEAGNTDVQVIEGETDVQPVKLDPNCDVAPKRLTRGMAQRLTTNNGLVVDEIPFDQNQYVSQLPDRIVTYTTTKGPGKRAQDLKCVTVQRGGKQYQYEVEDLIGIELTHYTGKSFLTRNDGIDPGNDGDPQTLRRHLLDQDTCLLTGVVNPGGATKPLTTAPVMNPIEDPSQLNTPGMAVRFLKPIVNDAGPDIVLFDLQVIVHNTTGDAFYVTPLPFSSKLKTHKIEQFDIDLASPEAQLLEKFWLHIFNQNPQEKQNHTDAIQSLSELETATGNGGNWHVVGAKALAVGIDLSDLGVPAGETVDGIFLQDALDNHDIVDPVFIAGFPPLKHTTDK; encoded by the coding sequence ATGAGTCAGAACAATCAGCATAACGAACTCCTGTATGAACTCTGCGGTGCACTCTGTAATGAGACAATTACAGCAGAGCAGCACCAGCAGCTCGAGGAAATTCTGGCAAGTGACGCCGATGCCCGGGAAAAATACTTCAATTACCTGCATCTGCATCTGAACCTGGAACGTCTGCACGATGAACAACCGGAAGCAGAGTTCGAATTCCAGCCGCACGTGAAACCGGCAACCCAGGCGCAGTCACTGCCGGAACATGTCTGGAAAACATCGCAGGTCCTGTTGCTGATGACCGCGCTGATCTGTGTGACGCTGATCGTCAGCGTTGTGGCCCTGAATCAACCACAGGCCCCCTCCTCGCAAATCAGCCAGGCTGACCCCGTGGTAGAAGATGTTCCTGTCGCAAAAGTCACCCAGACCGCCGCGGTCCGCTTCGCCGAGGGAGCACCTTTTCTCAAAGTCGGTTCGCCGATTCAGACAGACCAGGAATACGCGATCTCAGCCGGCCAGCTGCAACTGATCTTTGCTAACGGTGCTGAAGTCATTCTGACCGGACCTGCCGTTTTTGAAAGTAAAGACGGCGAGCATCTGGCGGTCCGCTACGGTGCCTGTTCGGTCTATGCTCCCGATGGGGCAGAAGGCTTTACTGTCGAAACACCGCTTTCCAACGTCGTCGATTATGGTACCCGCTTCTCTGTCAATGTTTCGGAAGCAGGCAACACCGATGTGCAGGTGATTGAAGGCGAAACCGATGTCCAACCTGTGAAGCTGGATCCGAACTGTGATGTTGCTCCCAAACGTCTGACCCGGGGAATGGCGCAGCGGCTGACAACAAACAACGGTCTGGTCGTGGATGAGATTCCCTTCGATCAGAACCAGTACGTTTCGCAGCTGCCTGACCGGATTGTGACTTATACGACAACTAAAGGGCCCGGCAAGCGTGCTCAGGATCTGAAATGCGTGACCGTGCAGCGTGGCGGAAAACAGTATCAATACGAAGTCGAAGACCTGATCGGCATCGAGCTCACACACTACACCGGCAAATCGTTCCTGACCCGCAACGATGGTATCGATCCCGGTAACGACGGTGACCCGCAAACGCTCCGTCGGCACCTGCTTGATCAGGATACCTGTCTCTTAACCGGCGTCGTGAATCCCGGCGGTGCGACGAAACCGCTGACGACTGCTCCGGTGATGAACCCGATTGAAGATCCCAGCCAGCTCAACACACCAGGTATGGCAGTCCGATTCCTGAAGCCGATCGTCAATGACGCCGGTCCGGACATCGTTCTGTTTGATCTGCAGGTCATCGTACATAACACCACAGGCGATGCCTTCTATGTCACTCCTCTGCCGTTCTCCTCGAAGTTGAAAACCCACAAAATTGAACAGTTTGATATCGATCTGGCTTCCCCCGAAGCACAGCTGCTCGAAAAGTTCTGGTTGCATATTTTCAATCAGAACCCACAGGAGAAACAGAATCACACAGATGCGATTCAGTCTCTCAGCGAGCTGGAAACAGCCACCGGCAACGGGGGGAACTGGCACGTCGTTGGTGCAAAAGCACTGGCCGTCGGTATCGACCTGTCCGACCTGGGCGTCCCCGCAGGAGAGACGGTAGACGGGATTTTCCTCCAGGATGCCCTCGATAACCACGATATAGTTGACCCGGTCTTCATTGCCGGGTTCCCTCCGTTGAAACACACCACTGATAAATAG
- a CDS encoding DUF1501 domain-containing protein — MSNQYQDINTVVNRRQLLMQAGAGFGGIALNAMLAQQAGAATKIATKPLSPLSAKQTHFPATAKSVIFLFMEGGPSHIDMFDPKPALQKLAGQPLPSSYKKPITAMGEVNAPLLASKRKWKQHGEAGTWVSDWLPNIATCVDDIAVVRGCWTNGINHAGGVCQMNTCIPLAGRPSLGSWVTYGLGTENESLPAFVVIQDNNSTVVNGPRNWGTAFIPAVYQGTRLNTGKEPISNLYRPDDVFATQESGKLDLLAKLNQQHAAARKQQSELDARIESYELAFRMQAAAPEAVDLSQETQATREMYGMDEKETKVYGTNCLLARRLVERGVRFVQLYNGAGSKWDSHSGIEKRHSALCKGMDKCVAGLLKDLKQRGLLDSTLVVWGGEFGRTPMSEKGDGRDHNPTGFTMFMAGGGVKGGQTIGGTDELGLYAVEDRMHVKDIHTSIYHLLGLSNMKLEYRHKGSPERPTLNEGEFMEKLVTG, encoded by the coding sequence ATGAGTAATCAATATCAGGATATCAATACGGTCGTCAATCGCCGTCAGCTGCTCATGCAGGCCGGGGCCGGCTTCGGTGGAATCGCGCTCAACGCCATGCTGGCACAGCAGGCGGGCGCTGCCACAAAGATTGCGACTAAACCTCTTTCGCCTCTGTCAGCAAAGCAGACACACTTCCCGGCGACCGCCAAGAGCGTGATTTTTCTGTTCATGGAAGGGGGCCCGAGCCACATCGATATGTTCGATCCCAAACCGGCCCTGCAGAAACTGGCTGGCCAACCGCTGCCTTCCAGCTATAAAAAGCCGATCACCGCGATGGGAGAAGTCAACGCACCTTTGCTGGCTTCCAAGCGTAAATGGAAACAGCACGGCGAAGCAGGCACCTGGGTTTCTGACTGGCTGCCCAACATCGCGACCTGTGTGGATGACATCGCTGTCGTCCGTGGTTGCTGGACCAACGGCATCAACCATGCCGGCGGAGTCTGCCAGATGAATACCTGCATTCCGCTCGCCGGGCGACCTTCGCTGGGGAGCTGGGTGACGTATGGTCTGGGAACCGAAAACGAAAGCCTGCCCGCCTTCGTGGTCATCCAGGACAACAACAGCACGGTGGTGAACGGTCCGCGCAACTGGGGGACCGCTTTCATTCCCGCCGTCTACCAGGGAACCCGCCTCAATACAGGAAAGGAACCGATCTCGAATCTGTATCGCCCCGACGATGTCTTCGCGACTCAGGAATCGGGTAAGCTGGATCTGCTTGCCAAACTGAATCAGCAGCACGCCGCTGCCCGCAAGCAGCAGTCCGAACTGGATGCCCGCATCGAGTCCTACGAACTCGCATTCCGCATGCAGGCCGCTGCTCCCGAGGCCGTCGACCTGAGTCAGGAAACCCAGGCCACGCGTGAAATGTATGGTATGGACGAGAAAGAGACCAAAGTCTACGGGACCAACTGTCTGCTGGCACGCCGACTGGTCGAGCGGGGCGTCCGTTTCGTGCAGCTCTATAACGGAGCCGGCAGTAAATGGGATTCCCATTCCGGAATTGAAAAACGGCACTCTGCTTTGTGTAAGGGAATGGATAAATGTGTTGCCGGTCTGCTGAAAGACCTCAAGCAGCGCGGTCTGCTCGATTCCACACTCGTCGTCTGGGGTGGTGAATTCGGGCGAACCCCGATGAGTGAAAAGGGAGACGGCCGCGATCACAACCCGACCGGCTTCACCATGTTCATGGCAGGCGGTGGAGTCAAAGGAGGCCAGACCATCGGCGGGACCGACGAACTGGGCCTGTATGCCGTGGAAGATCGGATGCACGTCAAAGATATCCACACCAGCATTTACCACCTGCTGGGTTTGAGCAATATGAAGCTGGAGTACCGCCACAAAGGAAGCCCCGAACGCCCCACTCTGAACGAAGGGGAGTTCATGGAAAAACTGGTGACGGGATGA
- a CDS encoding PSD1 and planctomycete cytochrome C domain-containing protein, with the protein MNGRLFLASLFSVSVCLTSAQAAESDKKVETLSFENNVRKILKVHCLHCHGENGEMEGSLDLRLKRFMVKGGDSGPSIVPGKSGESELIARIEAKEMPPEGKHMPEEELAILKQWIDQGAHTLRPEPDKIGEDYLAPDDLAFWSFQPVKNYPVPKVKQPKLVKQPIDAFLLSKLEEKDLTFTAEASKASLARRAFYDLIGLPPTPEELKQFLDDKSPDAYEKLIDRLLASPHYGERWGRHWLDVAGYADSEGYNNKDQERPWAFRYRDYVIRAFNEDKPYDQFLQEQLAGDEMVKPPYHKLSPEDMQKLVATGFLRMAPDGTGSNPAEKEVAKNQVVTDTVDIVSSSILGMTVACAQCHDHKYDPIPQNDYYRFRAIFEPALDWKNWRTPAGRRISIMSDEDRKQANELEKEAQKVLAERTELVNKFIDRTLERELLDVPEDKQEAARTAYKTPGNKRTKEQVALLKNYPRINRLSAGSLYLYDRTLYELSSKATQKSKELARDLVAKVEKETLAKIPEDRKALALAAQKADAKKRTEEQKKVIEEFPGLLVSTTNLKDFDPEGAAQVQHFKDEAKRFNDLKTTAILKEYSDKAAKIRDKKPKEEFIRVLTEVPGKVPKTFFFNRGDFEQPKHELQPAGLSVVKSNLKQQVDIPVQNKDIPTTGRRLAYAKYITNGEHPLTARVFVNRLWLHHFGKGIVASPTDFGKLGIPPTHRELLDWLAHDFVANGWKIKRLHKMLMTSNAYMQSSQRSDEYDVVDPDNLLYGHMPVRRLEAETIRDSIIAVTGKLKNDLYGEPVPVKEDEVGQIVVGIANVDSAGRQGKDIKMDDRQFRRSVYVAVSRSKPLAVLDMFDAPKMEPNCEKRSSSTVAPQSLLMMNSGFMVEHAEYFAERLQKERAGNKAEQVKLAWMLAYGKEPTEQEIKQSIEFIDSQIPQFKDQKNSAGKTPEQLALATFCQALLSSNGFLYVD; encoded by the coding sequence ATGAACGGTCGACTTTTCCTGGCGTCTCTGTTTTCTGTTTCTGTCTGTCTGACCTCAGCCCAGGCTGCTGAGTCCGATAAAAAAGTGGAAACGCTTTCCTTTGAAAACAACGTGCGCAAGATCCTCAAGGTCCACTGTCTGCACTGCCATGGAGAAAATGGCGAAATGGAAGGCAGCCTGGATCTCCGTCTGAAACGCTTCATGGTAAAAGGGGGCGACAGTGGCCCCTCCATCGTGCCGGGAAAGAGTGGCGAAAGTGAACTGATCGCCCGCATCGAAGCCAAAGAGATGCCCCCCGAAGGCAAGCACATGCCCGAGGAAGAACTCGCGATTCTCAAACAATGGATCGATCAGGGCGCTCACACGCTGCGTCCCGAACCCGATAAAATCGGTGAGGATTATCTCGCTCCCGACGATCTGGCCTTCTGGTCGTTTCAGCCGGTGAAAAATTATCCCGTTCCCAAAGTTAAACAGCCCAAGCTGGTCAAGCAGCCGATCGATGCATTCCTGCTGTCTAAGCTCGAAGAAAAAGACCTGACCTTTACAGCAGAGGCTTCCAAAGCCTCATTGGCGCGACGCGCGTTTTACGATCTGATCGGTCTGCCTCCTACCCCAGAGGAACTGAAACAGTTTCTGGATGACAAGAGCCCGGACGCCTACGAAAAGCTGATCGATCGTCTGCTCGCTTCGCCGCACTACGGCGAACGTTGGGGGCGTCACTGGCTGGACGTGGCCGGCTATGCCGACTCCGAAGGCTACAACAATAAGGATCAGGAACGTCCCTGGGCATTCCGCTACCGCGATTATGTGATCCGTGCTTTCAATGAAGACAAACCTTACGATCAGTTTCTGCAGGAACAGCTGGCCGGCGATGAAATGGTCAAGCCGCCCTATCATAAGCTGAGCCCGGAAGACATGCAGAAGCTGGTGGCTACCGGTTTTCTGCGGATGGCTCCCGACGGCACCGGCAGCAACCCTGCCGAAAAAGAAGTCGCGAAAAACCAGGTCGTGACCGATACCGTGGATATCGTTTCTTCTTCGATTCTCGGGATGACCGTTGCCTGTGCCCAGTGCCACGATCACAAGTACGATCCGATTCCGCAGAACGATTACTATCGCTTCCGCGCCATTTTTGAGCCGGCCCTGGATTGGAAGAACTGGCGGACCCCCGCGGGGCGTCGGATTTCGATCATGTCTGATGAGGACCGCAAGCAGGCTAACGAACTGGAAAAAGAAGCCCAGAAGGTACTCGCCGAGCGCACCGAACTGGTCAACAAATTCATCGACCGCACACTGGAGCGGGAACTGTTGGATGTTCCGGAAGACAAGCAGGAGGCTGCCCGCACAGCTTATAAAACTCCTGGTAACAAACGGACCAAAGAGCAGGTCGCCCTGCTGAAGAATTATCCCCGCATCAATCGACTCTCTGCCGGCTCGCTCTATCTCTACGATCGGACTTTATACGAACTGTCCAGCAAAGCCACTCAGAAGTCCAAGGAACTGGCCCGCGATCTGGTCGCGAAAGTCGAAAAAGAGACCCTGGCTAAAATTCCCGAAGATCGCAAAGCACTCGCATTGGCCGCTCAGAAGGCTGATGCCAAAAAGCGGACCGAAGAACAGAAGAAGGTCATTGAAGAATTCCCGGGCCTTTTAGTTTCCACGACAAACCTGAAGGATTTCGATCCCGAAGGAGCCGCTCAGGTTCAACACTTCAAAGACGAAGCCAAACGTTTCAACGATTTGAAGACGACGGCCATCCTCAAGGAGTACAGCGATAAAGCTGCCAAGATCCGTGACAAAAAGCCGAAAGAAGAATTCATTCGTGTGCTCACCGAAGTTCCCGGAAAAGTGCCCAAGACCTTCTTCTTTAACCGCGGTGACTTCGAACAGCCCAAACACGAGCTGCAGCCCGCAGGTCTGTCGGTCGTCAAATCAAATCTCAAGCAGCAGGTCGACATTCCAGTTCAGAACAAAGACATTCCCACCACCGGACGCCGCCTGGCTTACGCGAAATACATCACCAATGGCGAGCATCCGCTGACGGCCCGCGTTTTCGTGAACCGACTCTGGCTGCATCACTTCGGGAAAGGCATCGTGGCGTCGCCAACTGACTTCGGCAAACTGGGAATTCCTCCCACGCACCGCGAACTGCTGGACTGGCTCGCACACGATTTCGTAGCCAATGGCTGGAAAATCAAACGTCTGCACAAAATGCTGATGACTTCGAACGCTTATATGCAGAGTTCCCAGCGGTCCGATGAATACGATGTCGTCGATCCCGACAACCTCCTGTACGGCCACATGCCCGTCCGTCGTCTCGAAGCAGAAACAATTCGCGATTCGATCATCGCTGTCACCGGCAAATTGAAGAATGATCTGTATGGTGAGCCGGTCCCCGTTAAAGAAGACGAAGTCGGCCAGATCGTGGTCGGCATCGCCAATGTCGATTCCGCCGGTCGCCAGGGCAAGGACATCAAGATGGACGACCGCCAGTTCCGCCGCAGTGTTTATGTTGCGGTCAGCCGCAGTAAACCGCTGGCAGTGCTGGATATGTTCGATGCACCCAAAATGGAACCGAACTGTGAAAAGCGGTCTTCTTCCACCGTGGCACCCCAGTCGCTGCTGATGATGAACAGCGGCTTCATGGTCGAGCATGCGGAATATTTTGCAGAGCGGCTGCAGAAAGAACGGGCTGGCAACAAAGCCGAACAGGTCAAGCTGGCCTGGATGCTGGCCTACGGGAAGGAACCGACCGAACAGGAAATTAAACAGTCGATTGAATTTATCGATTCACAGATTCCTCAATTTAAAGATCAGAAAAACAGTGCAGGAAAAACTCCGGAACAACTGGCACTGGCAACATTCTGCCAGGCACTGCTCAGCAGTAACGGATTCCTGTATGTCGACTGA
- a CDS encoding sigma-70 family RNA polymerase sigma factor: protein MNNLNEIVPMENEQPQTDFSDDLHVKFLHVFTQHRNQIYSYIFSLLPHRDDAEDVFQRTSLILWKKFPEYDETSSFFSWACGVAFYEVKNFMRVAQRKRLQFREDVIEQLADERAGIPQHKLDQRASTLQECIKKLKDKDRELVNQVYRDQTPVKELADAAGAAIQTLYNRLNQIRRQLTHCIERTLSYTGEGK from the coding sequence ATGAACAACTTGAATGAAATCGTTCCGATGGAAAATGAACAGCCCCAGACTGACTTCTCCGACGATTTGCATGTGAAATTTCTGCATGTATTTACGCAACATCGGAACCAGATCTATTCGTATATTTTTTCTCTGCTGCCTCACCGGGATGACGCTGAGGACGTATTCCAGCGGACCAGTCTGATCCTCTGGAAAAAGTTCCCGGAATACGATGAGACGAGCAGCTTTTTCTCCTGGGCCTGTGGCGTCGCCTTTTATGAGGTCAAGAACTTCATGCGGGTCGCACAGCGAAAACGACTGCAGTTCCGGGAAGACGTCATCGAACAACTCGCGGATGAACGGGCCGGGATTCCTCAACACAAACTCGATCAGCGGGCAAGTACTCTGCAGGAGTGTATCAAGAAGTTGAAAGACAAGGATCGGGAACTCGTGAATCAGGTCTATCGCGACCAGACGCCCGTCAAAGAACTGGCCGATGCTGCCGGGGCCGCCATCCAGACCTTATATAACAGGCTGAACCAGATTCGCCGCCAGTTAACTCACTGTATTGAACGCACATTGTCATATACAGGAGAGGGAAAATGA